The following proteins are co-located in the Hevea brasiliensis isolate MT/VB/25A 57/8 chromosome 11, ASM3005281v1, whole genome shotgun sequence genome:
- the LOC110638308 gene encoding uncharacterized protein LOC110638308 has product MDLEPEELQFLTIPEILRESIAIPKRSPKTFYLITLTLIFPLSFAILAHSLFTHPLLAQLEDHPSADPNQTRHEWTLLMIFQFCYLIFLFAFSLLSTAAVVFTVASLYTSKPVTFSSTISAIPRVFKRLFITFLWVSLLMLLYNSVILIFLVIFVIAVDTQNVVLLFLSLVVIFVFFLVVHVYITALWHLASVVSVLEPIYGIAAMKKSYELLKGRARMAAVLVFGYLAICGVIGGIFGSVVVHGGDKYGVFTRIVVGGFFVGVLVIVNLVGLLVQSVFYYVCKSYHHQGIDKSVLHDHLGGYLGEYVPLKSSIQMENLDD; this is encoded by the coding sequence ATGGATCTTGAACCGGAAGAGCTCCAATTCTTAACCATACCAGAAATTTTGAGGGAATCAATTGCAATCCCCAAACGTTCTCCAAAAACCTTCTACCTcataaccctaaccctaattttccctctttcttttgCCATCTTAGCCCATTCTCTCTTTACTCACCCTCTCTTGGCTCAACTTGAAGACCACCCATCAGCTGATCCCAATCAAACCCGCCATGAATGGACCCTTCTCATGATCTTCCAGTTCTGTTATCTAAtctttctttttgctttctcTCTGCTCTCAACAGCTGCTGTTGTTTTCACTGTTGCCTCTCTTTACACATCCAAGCCTGTGACTTTCTCTTCTACCATTTCTGCTATACCCAGGGTTTTCAAGCGCTTGTTTATTACGTTTTTGTGGGTGTCTTTGTTGATGTTGCTTTATAACTCTGTAATCCTTATCTTCTTGGTCATTTTCGTTATTGCCGTCGATACCCAGAACGTCGTTTTGCTCTTTTTATCTCTGGTGGTGATTTTCGTGTTCTTCTTGGTTGTCCATGTGTATATAACTGCTTTATGGCACTTGGCTAGTGTGGTTTCTGTGCTTGAGCCCATTTATGGGATTGCCGCAATGAAGAAGAGCTATGAGTTGCTAAAGGGAAGGGCTCGTATGGCTGCGGTGCTTGTGTTTGGGTATTTGGCAATTTGTGGGGTCATTGGAGGGATTTTTGGGTCTGTGGTGGTGCATGGAGGAGACAAATATGGTGTTTTTACGAGAATTGTTGTTGGTGGGTTTTTCGTGGGGGTGTTGGTGATTGTAAATCTGGTGGGTTTGTTGGTGCAGAGTGTTTTTTACTATGTTTGCAAGAGCTATCACCACCAAGGAATCGATAAGAGTGTTTTACATGATCATCTTGGTGGCTACCTTGGAGAATATGTCCCTTTGAAAAGCAGCATTCAGATGGAGAACTTGGATGACTAA